One Ochotona princeps isolate mOchPri1 chromosome 25, mOchPri1.hap1, whole genome shotgun sequence genomic region harbors:
- the LOC101525541 gene encoding olfactory receptor-like protein OLF3 translates to MGRDNQTWVSEFILLGLSSDRDIQVSLFALFLVMYLVTVLGNFLIALLIRLDSQLHTPMYFFLINLSLIDVSYSTSIVPQMLVHFLTQHKGIPFVSCAAQLFFSLALGGIEFVLLAVMAYDRYVAVCDPLRYSAIMHGGLCVRLAVTSWVSGSINSLMQTTITFQLPMCNNKFVDHISCELLAVVRLACVDISSNEVAIMVSSIVLLMTPFFLVLLSYIQIISTILKIQSTEGRKKAFHTCASHLTVVALCYGMAIFTYIQPHSNPSVLQENLISLFYAILTPMLNPMIYSLRNKEVKGAWQKLLGKISGLTSKLAA, encoded by the coding sequence ATGGGAAGAGATAACCAGACGTGGGTGAGTGAATTCATTCTCCTCGGCCTGTCCAGTGACCGGGACATCCAAGTCTCCCTCTTTGCCCTGTTCTTGGTCATGTACCTGGTCACAGTACTGGGGAACTTCCTCATTGCTCTTCTGATCAGACTGGACAGTCAACTTCACACTCCCATGTATTTCTTCCTCATCAACCTCTCCCTTATAGATGTCTCTTATTCCACAAGCATAGTCCCTCAGATGCTGGTCCATTTTCTCACACAACACAAAGGAATCCCATTCGTGAGTTGTGCAGCTCAGCTGTTCTTCTCCCTGGCCTTGGGCGGAATTGAGTTTGTTCTGCTGGCAGTGATGGCCTATGATCGCTATGTGGCTGTGTGTGACCCCCTGCGATATTCAGCCATTATGCATGGAGGACTGTGTGTTAGGTTGGCTGTCACATCCTGGGTCAGTGGCTCCATCAACTCTCTCATGCAGACCACCATAACCTTTCAGCTGCCTATGTGCAATAACAAATTTGTTGATCACATATCATGTGAACTCCTAGCAGTTGTCAGACTAGCCTGTGTGGACATTTCCTCCAATGAAGTTGCGATCATGGTCTCCAGCATTGTTCTGCTTATGACACCGTTTTTCCTGGTTCTTTTGTCCTACATCCAGATCATCTCCACCATCCTAAAGATCCAgtccacagaaggaaggaagaaagccttCCACACCTGTGCTTCCCACCTCACAGTGGTGGCTCTGTGCTATGGCATGGCCATTTTCACCTACATCCAGCCCCACTCCAACCCTTCTGTCCTACAAGAGAACTTGATCTCCCTTTTCTATGCCATTTTGACACCCATGCTGAATCCCATGATTTACAGTCTAAGGAACAAGGAGGTGAAGGGGGCCTGGCAGAAACTCTTGGGAAAAATCTCTGGATTGACATCAAAACTGGCAGCCTGA